A genomic window from Agreia sp. COWG includes:
- a CDS encoding HAD family phosphatase → MATIEPPSDSTVDPAAVNTPVIAFFDVDNTLLRGASIWHVAIGAWRRGMLSPRDIWRFFWQQRTFIKVGENMGHLSDIKEKALRLIEGKTQAEIRSLSEDIFDRRIKQRLWPETVALTKEHLAQGHQVWIVSATASEVADVFAHRLGLTGALGTRFESRDGVYTGALEGPVMHAQDKADASIALASKLKADPAECWAYSDSSNDIPLLTFVGHPVVVNPDHGLHAHATKHDWPVMRLNPSSIKEARKRVRRESRRAR, encoded by the coding sequence ATGGCCACCATCGAACCCCCCTCCGACAGCACCGTCGACCCCGCCGCGGTGAACACCCCCGTGATCGCGTTCTTCGACGTCGACAACACCCTTCTACGCGGCGCGAGCATCTGGCATGTCGCCATCGGCGCCTGGCGTCGTGGCATGCTCTCCCCCCGAGACATCTGGCGCTTCTTCTGGCAGCAGCGAACGTTCATCAAGGTGGGCGAGAACATGGGGCACCTGAGCGACATCAAAGAGAAGGCGTTGCGCCTCATCGAGGGAAAGACGCAGGCGGAGATCCGTTCGCTGAGCGAGGACATCTTCGACCGCCGCATCAAGCAACGCCTCTGGCCAGAGACGGTGGCGCTCACCAAAGAGCACCTCGCCCAGGGCCACCAGGTCTGGATCGTGTCGGCGACCGCCAGCGAGGTGGCCGACGTGTTCGCCCATCGCCTCGGCCTCACCGGTGCGCTCGGAACGCGCTTCGAGTCACGTGACGGCGTCTATACGGGCGCGCTCGAAGGACCGGTGATGCACGCCCAAGACAAAGCGGATGCGTCCATCGCCCTCGCCTCGAAGCTCAAGGCCGACCCGGCCGAGTGTTGGGCCTACTCCGACTCGAGCAACGACATTCCGCTCCTGACGTTCGTGGGGCATCCGGTTGTCGTGAACCCCGACCACGGCCTGCACGCCCACGCCACCAAGCACGACTGGCCCGTGATGCGACTGAACCCCTCGAGCATCAAAGAGGCACGCAAG
- a CDS encoding glutaredoxin family protein, whose product MPAIQLTLLSKPGCHLCDDARQVVTDVIATFGSNDGHASVVLEEKSILDDQALFDEYVEEIPVVLINGRVHAVWRVDPRRLTTALTTELTELS is encoded by the coding sequence GTGCCCGCCATCCAACTCACCCTGCTGTCGAAGCCGGGCTGTCACCTCTGCGACGATGCCCGCCAGGTCGTCACCGACGTGATCGCGACGTTCGGATCGAACGACGGTCACGCATCCGTCGTTCTCGAAGAGAAGTCGATTCTCGACGACCAGGCGCTGTTCGACGAGTACGTCGAAGAGATCCCCGTCGTGCTGATCAACGGGCGGGTGCACGCCGTGTGGCGCGTCGATCCGAGGCGCCTCACGACCGCTCTCACCACCGAACTCACGGAGCTCTCATGA
- a CDS encoding Dabb family protein, translating to MIRHVVAWKLNAPDEEGRAAQAAAIQAALAPLPAIIPEIKSFSIGANVAFPDTNWDLCLVADYDDLAGLEAYQVHPEHVAATKVVKPLVASRASVDFEL from the coding sequence ATGATTCGCCACGTCGTCGCCTGGAAGCTCAACGCCCCCGACGAGGAGGGCCGCGCCGCCCAGGCGGCCGCCATCCAGGCCGCGTTGGCGCCGCTGCCGGCGATCATCCCCGAGATCAAATCGTTCTCGATCGGCGCGAACGTGGCTTTTCCCGACACGAACTGGGATCTCTGCCTCGTCGCCGACTATGACGACCTGGCCGGACTCGAGGCCTACCAGGTGCACCCCGAGCACGTCGCTGCGACGAAGGTCGTGAAGCCCCTCGTGGCGTCGCGGGCGAGCGTCGACTTCGAGCTCTAG
- a CDS encoding GNAT family N-acetyltransferase, whose amino-acid sequence MISTARLLLRRWRPSDRAPFAALNADPEVMRFFPSTRDARSSDEMADRIDARIAARGFGLWALELRSTGEFIGFTGLSPMPEGVPGAGGEEVGWRLAKAHWKRGFASEAAEAALEYAFTVAGLSEVNSITAVLNEPSQAVMRRIGMRHVDDFAHPVLAEGHALRPHVRYVISRDEWRHRHQERHAP is encoded by the coding sequence GTGATCAGCACGGCCCGGCTGTTGCTGAGACGGTGGCGGCCTTCAGATCGTGCGCCATTCGCCGCACTGAATGCCGACCCCGAGGTGATGCGGTTCTTTCCCTCGACGCGGGATGCGCGCTCGAGCGACGAGATGGCCGACCGCATCGACGCGAGGATCGCCGCGCGCGGTTTCGGCCTCTGGGCGCTCGAGCTCCGAAGCACGGGGGAGTTCATCGGCTTCACCGGGCTGAGCCCTATGCCCGAGGGTGTGCCCGGCGCGGGAGGCGAGGAGGTGGGCTGGCGCCTGGCGAAAGCACACTGGAAGCGTGGCTTCGCGAGCGAGGCGGCCGAGGCCGCGCTCGAGTACGCATTCACCGTGGCTGGACTCAGCGAGGTCAATTCGATCACGGCCGTGCTCAACGAGCCGTCGCAGGCCGTGATGCGCCGAATCGGAATGAGGCACGTCGACGACTTCGCGCATCCGGTTCTGGCCGAGGGGCACGCTCTGAGGCCGCACGTGCGCTACGTCATCAGTCGCGACGAGTGGCGTCATCGACACCAAGAACGGCACGCCCCGTAG
- a CDS encoding helix-turn-helix domain-containing protein has protein sequence MPNTHSDAAVVLGDRVREQRLKLGLTLEDLASLSQMHWTSVGKIERGQVHPSVESLVRLATALNADPGVFVTGLTAAMYGKRVHGLTAAEFIRQRDAENLDDAS, from the coding sequence GTGCCCAATACCCACTCGGATGCCGCGGTTGTTCTCGGTGACCGGGTGCGCGAGCAGCGGCTCAAGCTCGGCCTCACGCTCGAAGATCTCGCGTCGCTGTCGCAGATGCACTGGACCAGCGTCGGCAAGATCGAACGCGGTCAGGTGCACCCGAGCGTCGAGTCACTCGTGCGTCTGGCTACGGCGCTCAATGCCGATCCCGGCGTCTTCGTCACGGGCCTCACCGCCGCCATGTACGGCAAGCGCGTGCACGGCCTGACGGCCGCCGAGTTCATTCGCCAGCGCGACGCCGAGAACCTCGACGACGCCTCGTAG